One genomic segment of Ignavibacteriota bacterium includes these proteins:
- a CDS encoding cytochrome b/b6 domain-containing protein, which yields MSTEIKKEKYVQRFPPILRFTHLLIIVSFISLAITGMIIKFADVGIFQTLSSLLGGYQVTGFIHRLGATVTFAYFGIHIYFLFKKSKIKSFRYLLSGENSMMFNKRDLKEFIATIKWFIGKGPRPEYGRWTYWEKFDYFAVFWGVAVIGISGLILWFPEFFTSLGIPGWFINVATIIHSDEALLAVGFIFTVHFFNTHFRPDKFPIDTTIFTGSMSIEEFKEDRPRQYYEMIANSELEKHLVEPPQEWLIKASKIFGYTALIIGFSIIIMIIYAMIFLYK from the coding sequence TTGAGCACCGAAATCAAAAAAGAAAAATATGTTCAACGATTTCCTCCAATTTTAAGATTTACTCATTTACTTATAATTGTTAGTTTTATTTCTCTTGCAATTACCGGAATGATAATAAAATTTGCAGATGTTGGAATTTTTCAAACATTGTCTTCCCTTCTTGGAGGTTATCAAGTTACCGGTTTTATTCATCGTTTGGGCGCAACTGTAACTTTTGCCTACTTTGGAATTCATATTTATTTTCTATTCAAAAAAAGTAAAATTAAATCTTTCCGTTATTTACTTTCCGGCGAAAATTCAATGATGTTTAATAAACGTGATTTGAAAGAATTTATCGCAACAATAAAATGGTTTATTGGAAAAGGACCAAGACCGGAATATGGAAGATGGACGTATTGGGAAAAGTTTGATTATTTTGCAGTGTTTTGGGGCGTTGCTGTAATTGGAATTAGCGGTCTAATTTTATGGTTTCCCGAGTTTTTTACAAGCTTGGGAATTCCCGGATGGTTTATAAATGTTGCAACAATAATTCATTCCGATGAAGCTCTGCTTGCGGTAGGATTTATTTTTACTGTTCATTTTTTTAATACGCATTTCAGACCAGATAAATTTCCAATTGATACAACAATTTTTACCGGAAGTATGTCAATAGAAGAATTTAAGGAAGACAGACCGAGACAATATTATGAAATGATTGCAAATTCGGAATTAGAAAAACATTTGGTTGAACCGCCGCAGGAATGGCTTATAAAAGCTTCAAAAATATTTGGTTACACAGCATTAATTATTGGATTTTCTATAATTATAATGATTATTTATGCGATGATTTTTCTATACAAATAA